The following are from one region of the Stenotrophomonas lactitubi genome:
- the gap gene encoding type I glyceraldehyde-3-phosphate dehydrogenase, with product MAIKVGINGFGRIGRNVLRSAVLNFGDDIEIVAINDLLEPDYLAYMLKYDSVHGRFKADVAVDGKDLLVNGKKIRLTQERDPSNLKWDEVGVDVVLEATGLFLDKVSAQKHIDAGAKKVILSAPSKDDTPMFVFGVNDKTYAGQAIISNASCTTNCLAPLAKVINDKWGIKRGLMTTVHAATATQKTVDGPSNKDWRGGRGILENIIPSSTGAAKAVGVVIPELNKKLTGMSFRVPTSDVSVVDLTVELEKEATYAEICAEVKAQSEGALKGILGYTEDKVVATDFRGETHTSVFDADAGIALDGTFVKLVSWYDNEWGYSNKCLEMAKVVAAK from the coding sequence ATGGCAATCAAGGTTGGTATCAACGGTTTCGGTCGCATCGGGCGTAACGTCCTGCGCTCGGCGGTGCTGAACTTCGGCGACGACATCGAAATCGTGGCCATCAACGATCTGCTGGAGCCTGATTACCTGGCCTACATGCTCAAGTACGACTCCGTGCACGGTCGTTTCAAGGCCGACGTAGCCGTCGATGGCAAGGATCTGCTGGTCAACGGCAAGAAGATCCGCCTGACCCAGGAACGCGATCCGTCCAACCTGAAGTGGGACGAAGTCGGCGTCGACGTCGTGCTCGAAGCCACCGGCCTGTTCCTGGACAAGGTCAGCGCGCAGAAGCACATCGATGCCGGTGCCAAGAAGGTCATCCTGTCGGCACCGTCGAAGGACGACACGCCGATGTTCGTGTTCGGCGTGAACGACAAGACCTACGCCGGCCAGGCGATCATCTCCAACGCCTCGTGCACCACCAACTGCCTGGCGCCGCTGGCCAAGGTCATCAATGACAAGTGGGGCATCAAGCGCGGCCTGATGACCACCGTGCATGCGGCCACCGCCACCCAGAAGACCGTCGATGGCCCGTCCAACAAGGACTGGCGCGGCGGCCGTGGCATCCTGGAAAACATCATTCCGTCCTCCACCGGCGCAGCCAAGGCTGTCGGCGTGGTCATTCCGGAACTGAACAAGAAGCTGACCGGCATGAGCTTCCGCGTGCCGACCTCGGACGTGTCGGTGGTCGACCTGACCGTCGAGCTGGAAAAGGAAGCCACCTACGCCGAGATCTGCGCCGAAGTGAAGGCACAGAGCGAAGGCGCACTGAAGGGCATCCTGGGCTACACCGAAGACAAGGTGGTTGCCACCGATTTCCGCGGTGAAACCCACACCTCGGTGTTCGATGCCGACGCCGGCATCGCCCTCGACGGCACCTTCGTCAAGCTCGTGTCGTGGTACGACAACGAGTGGGGCTACTCCAACAAGTGCCTGGAAATGGCCAAGGTCGTCGCGGCCAAGTAA
- a CDS encoding OmpW/AlkL family protein encodes MRKNSPLIVASLAAALSLAAAPAMAQSKGDWTISAGVHQVAPKSNNGWLAGGTLKVDVDNDVKPTITGEYFIADNLGIEVLAALPFKHDININGLGRVGSTKQLPPVVTLQYHFNSKGKVSPFVGAGLNYTTFFSEDTTGALASSKLKLQDSWGLAAHAGIDFAIGEKGALRVDMRWIDIDSKVKLDGEKIGTVNIDPLVYGASYVFKF; translated from the coding sequence ATGCGCAAGAACTCCCCCCTGATCGTGGCCAGCCTGGCCGCCGCCCTGTCGCTGGCCGCCGCCCCGGCCATGGCCCAGTCCAAGGGCGACTGGACCATTTCCGCCGGTGTGCACCAGGTCGCCCCGAAGTCGAACAACGGCTGGCTGGCCGGTGGCACCCTGAAGGTCGATGTCGACAACGACGTCAAGCCGACCATCACCGGTGAGTACTTCATCGCCGACAACCTGGGCATCGAAGTGCTGGCGGCGCTGCCGTTCAAGCACGACATCAACATCAACGGCCTGGGCCGCGTGGGCAGCACCAAGCAGCTGCCGCCGGTGGTCACCCTGCAGTACCACTTCAACAGCAAGGGCAAGGTGTCACCGTTCGTGGGCGCCGGCCTGAACTACACCACCTTCTTCAGCGAAGACACCACCGGCGCGCTGGCCAGCAGCAAGCTGAAGCTGCAGGATTCGTGGGGCCTGGCCGCCCATGCGGGCATCGACTTCGCGATTGGCGAGAAGGGCGCCCTGCGCGTGGACATGCGCTGGATCGACATCGACAGTAAGGTGAAGCTGGACGGCGAGAAGATCGGCACGGTCAACATCGATCCGCTGGTCTACGGCGCGTCCTACGTCTTCAAGTTCTAA
- a CDS encoding S1/P1 nuclease, which produces MKALHSLFLAAALAPALLTLSAPAHAWGAQGHRLVAEVADSRLNPTARTEVDRLLATEPGATLASIAPWADQLRAKDPGLGRRSAGWHYVNIAEDGCHYEAPKHCKSGNCIVEALKAQSAILGDRSLTDGERLQALKFVVHLVGDIHQPMHAGYGHDKGGNDFQLQFGNRGTNLHSLWDSGMLNTRKVDDAGYLPVLRALPAPKLARQSNPQRDPVSWAEASCRISVQPGVYPASRKIGDDYTTRYRPVAEAQLRLAGENLAQLLNRVLATR; this is translated from the coding sequence ATGAAAGCACTGCACTCCCTGTTCCTCGCCGCCGCTCTCGCGCCGGCCCTGCTGACCCTGTCTGCACCCGCCCATGCCTGGGGCGCGCAAGGCCACCGCCTGGTCGCCGAAGTCGCCGACAGCCGCCTCAACCCGACCGCACGCACCGAGGTCGACCGCCTGCTGGCCACCGAACCCGGCGCCACCCTCGCCAGCATCGCGCCCTGGGCCGACCAGCTGCGCGCCAAGGACCCCGGCCTGGGCCGTCGCTCGGCCGGCTGGCACTACGTCAACATCGCCGAAGATGGCTGCCACTACGAGGCGCCGAAGCACTGCAAGAGCGGCAACTGCATCGTCGAAGCGCTGAAGGCGCAGAGCGCGATCCTCGGCGACCGCAGCCTGACCGATGGCGAGCGCCTGCAGGCGCTGAAGTTCGTCGTGCACCTGGTCGGCGACATCCATCAGCCGATGCACGCCGGCTACGGCCACGACAAGGGCGGCAACGATTTCCAGCTGCAGTTCGGCAACCGCGGTACCAACCTGCACTCGCTGTGGGACAGCGGCATGCTCAATACCCGAAAGGTCGACGATGCCGGCTACCTGCCGGTGCTGCGCGCGCTGCCGGCGCCGAAGCTGGCACGCCAGTCCAACCCGCAGCGCGACCCGGTCAGCTGGGCCGAAGCCAGCTGCCGCATTTCCGTGCAACCTGGCGTTTACCCTGCCTCGCGTAAGATCGGCGACGACTACACCACGCGTTACCGGCCAGTGGCCGAAGCGCAGCTGCGACTGGCGGGTGAGAATCTGGCGCAGTTGCTGAACCGCGTGCTCGCCACACGCTGA
- a CDS encoding MBL fold metallo-hydrolase, giving the protein MSVQVQSFFHRDSNTFSYLVSDPASREAALIDPVLDYDPDTDASSESPVRAMLDAIAQQQLHVRWLLETHAHADHVSAGRRLKQRFPQATLAIGEGIRAVQATFAPRYGLQLPDEHAVFDHLFADGETFALGELQGRIIAVPGHTSDSIAYLIDDAVFTGDSLFMPDGGTARCDFPGGDAAQLYRSIQRLLALPDATRVFVCHDYGPGGRDFANETSIGEQRAHNIHVHDGVAEAEFVSVRQARDATLAEPTLMQPAVKANIQGGA; this is encoded by the coding sequence ATGTCGGTCCAGGTGCAATCGTTCTTCCACCGTGACAGCAATACCTTCAGCTACCTGGTCAGCGACCCGGCCAGCAGGGAGGCCGCGCTGATCGACCCGGTACTGGATTACGACCCGGATACCGACGCCAGCAGCGAGTCACCGGTGCGCGCGATGCTCGATGCCATCGCGCAGCAGCAGCTGCACGTGCGCTGGCTGCTGGAAACCCACGCCCATGCCGACCACGTGTCGGCCGGGCGGCGGCTCAAGCAGCGGTTCCCGCAGGCGACGTTGGCCATCGGCGAAGGCATCCGCGCAGTGCAGGCCACGTTCGCACCGCGCTATGGCCTGCAGCTGCCCGATGAACATGCGGTCTTCGATCACCTGTTCGCCGATGGCGAGACCTTTGCACTGGGTGAGTTGCAGGGGCGCATCATCGCCGTACCCGGCCACACCAGCGACAGCATCGCCTATCTGATCGACGATGCTGTCTTCACCGGCGATTCGCTGTTCATGCCCGATGGCGGCACTGCACGCTGCGATTTCCCCGGCGGAGATGCCGCGCAGCTGTACCGCTCGATCCAGCGTCTGCTTGCCCTGCCCGATGCCACCCGCGTGTTCGTCTGCCACGACTACGGCCCGGGCGGCCGCGATTTCGCCAATGAAACCAGCATCGGCGAACAGCGTGCGCACAACATCCACGTGCATGACGGCGTGGCTGAGGCCGAGTTCGTCAGCGTGCGTCAGGCGCGTGATGCGACCTTGGCAGAGCCAACGCTGATGCAGCCGGCGGTGAAGGCGAACATCCAGGGCGGAGCGTAG
- a CDS encoding energy transducer TonB produces the protein MRITLLLAAGMLAGCATQERLTTVDTRNESVGHQRLHAEGKGGSGQVQAYTLGATEGYRMPQLYAAPDPQIGDRDPRTELAPTTICLQVVIDADGAVERSLALVDRSECAAGAASENAPLLQAAQEAVAMWKYSPAAVCHFAPGKVPNDRGDCEGAERVEPVPVSLLYAFTFEIVKGQHVVRTQGK, from the coding sequence ATGCGCATCACGCTGCTGTTGGCAGCGGGGATGCTGGCAGGCTGCGCCACACAGGAACGGCTGACCACCGTCGACACCCGCAATGAGAGTGTCGGCCATCAGCGCCTGCATGCGGAAGGGAAAGGCGGCAGCGGCCAGGTGCAGGCGTACACGCTGGGAGCGACCGAAGGCTATCGGATGCCGCAGCTGTATGCAGCGCCGGATCCGCAGATCGGCGATCGTGACCCGCGTACCGAGCTGGCGCCGACCACGATCTGCCTGCAGGTGGTGATCGATGCCGACGGCGCTGTCGAGCGAAGCCTGGCGCTGGTAGACCGCAGCGAATGCGCTGCAGGCGCGGCAAGCGAGAATGCGCCTCTGCTGCAGGCGGCGCAGGAGGCGGTGGCGATGTGGAAGTATTCACCCGCCGCCGTCTGCCACTTCGCACCCGGCAAGGTGCCGAACGACCGTGGCGACTGCGAAGGCGCCGAGCGCGTTGAGCCAGTGCCGGTGAGTCTGCTGTATGCCTTCACGTTCGAGATCGTGAAGGGCCAGCATGTCGTGCGCACGCAGGGCAAATGA
- a CDS encoding M56 family metallopeptidase: protein MNELLDGLWRASLWLALGVILLATVRPLLLRLGGAGVVYRSWWLLPLLLAALLLPLPQVALLQHVPTLPLKVVPEAVEGLPASSLQWPLLLLLVWALGAGVCLLRDLRAQRRFERGMGGLQARADGSWQASGDPGLPALVGLWRPRIVVGPDFDRQFSAQEQRLILQHEHSHRRNGDHWANGALLLMRAMFWFHPLLPWAARRFLRDQELACDARTIAPQPALRGLYASTLLKAQLVHPVAPAVCHWRSQPVLKERIAMLKQSKRKALPWVSGQVLVVGLCLGMGAVAWASQGGAAGVPSINVEPYEHAEQDAAKAGLDRPIQVDKMPPPSYPKSAIEQRQAGVVSLRVDVDAKGYPTDVQVLSATNPGVFEAVSIAAARSWTYRPALKNGKPVAGAVRIPITFAMDESDEVTETAR from the coding sequence ATGAATGAGCTGCTCGACGGACTGTGGCGGGCCAGCCTGTGGCTGGCGCTGGGCGTAATCCTGCTGGCGACGGTGCGGCCGCTGCTGTTGCGGCTGGGCGGCGCTGGAGTGGTGTATCGCAGCTGGTGGCTGCTACCGCTGCTGTTGGCCGCGCTGTTGCTTCCCCTGCCGCAGGTTGCGTTGTTGCAGCATGTGCCGACCTTGCCGCTGAAGGTGGTGCCCGAAGCAGTGGAGGGCCTGCCTGCGTCATCTCTGCAATGGCCCTTGCTGCTGTTGTTGGTGTGGGCGCTGGGCGCGGGCGTCTGCCTGTTGCGCGACCTGCGCGCACAGCGCCGCTTCGAACGTGGCATGGGCGGCCTGCAGGCACGCGCCGATGGCAGCTGGCAGGCCAGTGGAGATCCCGGGCTGCCGGCGCTGGTGGGCCTGTGGCGGCCGCGCATCGTGGTCGGCCCGGATTTCGACCGGCAGTTCAGCGCGCAGGAGCAGCGCCTGATCCTGCAGCACGAGCACAGCCATCGTCGCAATGGCGATCACTGGGCCAACGGCGCGCTGTTGCTGATGCGCGCGATGTTCTGGTTCCACCCGCTGCTGCCATGGGCTGCACGTCGTTTCCTGCGTGACCAGGAACTGGCCTGCGATGCCCGCACCATTGCCCCGCAGCCCGCGCTGCGCGGCCTCTACGCCAGCACGCTGCTGAAGGCGCAGCTGGTCCACCCGGTTGCGCCGGCGGTCTGCCACTGGCGCAGCCAACCTGTGTTGAAGGAGCGTATCGCCATGTTGAAGCAGTCCAAGCGGAAGGCATTGCCGTGGGTGTCGGGTCAGGTACTGGTGGTCGGGTTGTGCCTGGGGATGGGGGCGGTGGCGTGGGCGAGCCAAGGTGGAGCAGCGGGCGTGCCGTCGATCAACGTCGAGCCCTACGAGCACGCGGAACAAGATGCAGCGAAGGCCGGGTTGGATCGTCCGATCCAGGTCGACAAGATGCCGCCACCCTCCTATCCGAAGTCTGCGATAGAGCAACGTCAGGCCGGCGTAGTTAGCCTGCGCGTGGACGTGGATGCCAAGGGCTACCCCACCGATGTGCAGGTACTCAGCGCCACCAATCCGGGCGTGTTCGAAGCGGTGTCGATTGCAGCAGCGCGAAGCTGGACCTATCGCCCGGCGCTGAAGAACGGCAAGCCGGTGGCGGGCGCCGTGCGCATTCCGATCACTTTCGCCATGGATGAGAGCGATGAAGTGACGGAGACCGCCAGGTGA
- a CDS encoding BlaI/MecI/CopY family transcriptional regulator produces MTPISEAEAVVMEVLWQQAPRTADEVVAALAHRNWAEPTIKTLLNRLLTKGAIAAERDGRRYLYRPLLQRQAWVQAQSQDFLGRVFEGRVAPLVAHFSERGQLSAQDIAELKKLIQELDDE; encoded by the coding sequence ATGACCCCGATCAGCGAAGCAGAGGCCGTAGTGATGGAGGTGCTGTGGCAGCAGGCACCGCGCACCGCCGATGAGGTCGTGGCGGCACTGGCCCACCGCAACTGGGCCGAGCCGACCATCAAGACCCTGCTCAACCGCCTGCTGACCAAGGGCGCGATCGCCGCCGAGCGCGATGGCCGGCGCTATCTGTACCGGCCGCTGCTGCAGCGCCAGGCATGGGTGCAGGCGCAGAGCCAGGACTTCCTCGGGCGTGTGTTTGAGGGCCGGGTGGCGCCGCTGGTGGCGCATTTCAGCGAACGCGGCCAGCTCAGCGCACAGGACATCGCCGAACTGAAGAAGCTGATCCAGGAGCTGGATGATGAATGA
- a CDS encoding flavin reductase family protein codes for MKPLRKRDFPVEQARRFLEPGPIVLVSTAWRGQRNLMTMGWHMVMGFSPSLVATYLWNENHSFGLARGSGECVINVPGVELLDTVVDIGNCSGRDVDKFERFALDAVPARDVGAPLVGQCHSSFECRLHDDSQVESSNLFIWEIVRAHVAPRPKLPRTVHYRGDGRFMVAGAEVSRRRRFKPDML; via the coding sequence ATGAAGCCCTTGCGCAAGCGTGATTTCCCCGTCGAACAGGCCCGGCGCTTCCTCGAACCCGGCCCGATCGTGCTGGTCAGCACCGCGTGGCGGGGGCAGCGCAACCTGATGACGATGGGCTGGCACATGGTGATGGGCTTTTCGCCCTCACTGGTGGCCACCTACCTGTGGAACGAGAACCACAGCTTCGGGCTGGCCCGTGGCAGCGGCGAGTGCGTGATCAACGTGCCGGGGGTCGAACTGCTGGACACCGTGGTCGACATCGGCAACTGCAGCGGCCGCGACGTGGACAAGTTCGAACGGTTCGCCTTGGATGCGGTGCCGGCGCGGGATGTGGGGGCACCGCTGGTAGGCCAGTGCCATTCCAGTTTCGAGTGCCGCCTGCATGACGACAGCCAGGTCGAATCGAGCAATCTCTTCATCTGGGAAATCGTGCGCGCCCACGTGGCGCCGCGGCCGAAGCTGCCGCGCACGGTGCATTACCGCGGCGATGGCCGGTTCATGGTGGCCGGCGCCGAAGTCTCGCGTCGACGGCGGTTCAAGCCCGACATGCTGTAA